A region from the Tahibacter amnicola genome encodes:
- a CDS encoding GAF domain-containing protein, with the protein MFDAAPITATTKAELYLALAEQMQGLLHGEHDRVANAANFSALVFNSLPGLNWSGFYFFDGQELVVGPFQGKPACVRIPLGKGVCGTAAATRQTQVVPDVHAFPGHIACDAASRSEIVVPLYRGERLVGVWDVDSPLPERFDEEDRIGMERLCDVFLASLADA; encoded by the coding sequence ATGTTTGACGCTGCGCCGATCACGGCGACCACCAAGGCGGAGCTCTACCTCGCCCTGGCCGAACAGATGCAGGGCCTGCTCCACGGCGAACACGACCGTGTCGCCAATGCGGCCAACTTCTCAGCGCTCGTGTTCAACAGCCTGCCCGGCCTGAACTGGAGCGGTTTTTACTTCTTCGATGGCCAGGAACTGGTCGTCGGCCCGTTCCAGGGCAAGCCTGCCTGCGTCCGCATCCCCCTGGGCAAGGGTGTCTGCGGTACGGCCGCGGCAACGCGGCAGACCCAGGTGGTACCCGATGTGCATGCCTTTCCGGGGCATATCGCCTGCGATGCGGCATCACGCTCGGAAATTGTCGTCCCGCTGTATCGCGGCGAGCGTCTGGTCGGCGTGTGGGACGTCGACAGTCCCTTGCCGGAGCGTTTCGACGAAGAAGACCGCATCGGCATGGAACGGCTGTGCGACGTCTTCCTGGCATCCCTCGCGGACGCCTGA
- the bioD gene encoding dethiobiotin synthase: protein MPARPIPTGLSAQGLFVTGTDTGIGKTHVSAGLVAALVACGAHAAGMKPVASGCTDDAGRLVNDDALALRQASRPMPAYEHVNPFALREAIAPHLAARQAAVTLTLDPIEAAYRALSVQADHIVVEGVGGWCVPLSDSLMQAHIPLRLGLPVVLVVGLRLGCLNHALLTARAIVADGCELVGWIANRVDATMPFAEENLDTLQQRLPAPLLGTVGHGPAASVADALAPIARHWMAREIAGR, encoded by the coding sequence ATGCCAGCCCGCCCCATTCCGACCGGCCTTTCCGCCCAGGGCCTGTTCGTCACCGGTACCGACACGGGCATCGGCAAGACGCATGTCAGCGCCGGACTGGTGGCCGCCCTTGTGGCCTGCGGTGCGCACGCCGCTGGCATGAAGCCGGTCGCCAGCGGTTGCACCGATGACGCCGGTCGGCTGGTCAACGACGACGCACTGGCCCTGCGACAGGCCAGCCGGCCCATGCCCGCCTATGAGCATGTCAATCCCTTCGCCCTGCGCGAGGCGATTGCACCGCACCTGGCGGCACGGCAGGCGGCGGTCACCCTGACGCTCGATCCGATCGAAGCGGCGTACCGGGCGTTGTCGGTCCAGGCCGACCACATCGTCGTGGAGGGCGTGGGCGGCTGGTGCGTGCCGCTGTCCGACAGCCTCATGCAGGCGCACATCCCCCTGCGGCTGGGCCTGCCGGTCGTGCTCGTCGTCGGCCTGCGCCTGGGTTGCCTCAACCACGCCCTGCTGACCGCGCGCGCCATCGTCGCGGATGGCTGCGAGCTGGTCGGCTGGATCGCCAACCGCGTCGACGCGACGATGCCTTTTGCAGAAGAGAACTTGGATACTCTGCAACAACGGTTGCCCGCACCGCTGCTGGGCACGGTTGGACACGGCCCGGCCGCATCCGTTGCCGATGCCCTGGCCCCCATCGCGCGTCACTGGATGGCGCGGGAAATTGCCGGCCGTTGA